Below is a genomic region from Brassica rapa cultivar Chiifu-401-42 chromosome A08, CAAS_Brap_v3.01, whole genome shotgun sequence.
ccACTGTTAACATTTCGTAGAGTACTCTAAAATCCactgttattgaaaatattttgagttatggagttttaaagttttcatGTGATTTTAGGGTGTTTGGATGGagtttcttagttaaaaaaataaaagcccAAATCTCATGGTTTTAGGTTATATTCTAGAGTGGTTTAACAAAAATCACTTAAATCTCTGCAACTTATTGAAATTATCTAAAACtccattaaaatttaaatcacCTCAAATGGTATATTGAATACACTCCCTAAATGTTTTGGGGTTTTTTTTGGCAATCTTGGAAGGTTTCTTATGATAATAATTgtctaaaaatcaaaatttactgATATTCCTTAAATATAGGTTTGTTTTGAAACACATTTTCTTAATAAATAAAGTTGACTTATCTTCCTTCTCCTGCGTTCTTTTTTGTGACACCTGTCAACCCCTCATTATCTTAATCCTATTCCTTCCATCGCTAACAAAAAATCTATGGGCCATCGGTTTGGTTCGTATATAAcagaaaactagattttgacccgcgcttgagAAGCGCAgattttttggattatattataatacaaagttattatatcgaaaaatatatttttaacagttatataatctatgattagtttatttgatattttatatgtatacttttacgtaagtttttataggcatgagaattatatccggatcaaaaaaacaaaccgaaccgacccggaaatataggtttagttcaggtccaaaGAAGATAACTTATTGGGGTTTTTTTTGGACccgcaggtctttgtttgagtccagacccgatcataaatatgttgtgtttattaggtatatttggatatttcgaatatgtttctGGCATaatggatattttttttaggtttttggtttacgattatagtttttgattttaggtaaattttcaaattaaaaaaaaattgggtatttggataaaattttgtgtattttcagttcagtgtcagattttgaataagattttgaatttttaggtatttgaattttttgggtatttgtttggagtttcaagtatttttcgtgtttcagatatttttcaaaatttttagatattttgaatctttttaggttcctaaatacccgaacagatgtggacccattacgcccatatcgggtccaacaaccttttgatatagatttttaacgttattgtgcAAAACCATGGTtgatgaattatttttaaaaaactcatttttaaatatgaaaatatctatcaaaatatagacggttgaaattttagtatataatatgagaTTTCAGtgggaaaatttatatatgatatgattacgttattataaaggaaagagGAAGTTAAAATGTACGCATATATGTCGTGTAACTTCTCttactttaaattatatattatatgataaaagtgataatataaaacattagtttcaatgcttttacgattaaaagttaaaatggtaaatatagtaatagtaatgattaagatttaggagtggtatttgaataaataaatgaactgaataaattattgttagagaaatatatggtaacatattgttagtctaagtttaaggtaagaccaaaaataatgagttaaataaaagggtccaaacaactttcataggtagattttttaagacttattcccttttaatagtattgatattttATGTTTGGGCCTTTTAAcagttattttattaaaacccAATATCTGCAGAGTTTCATCATTTTAGGAATATCAAGCTTTGCAgtagctttttttttctttagctGTTATGCCTCTTTAATGCATCCGTCTCATCGTCGTCTTTAATAAGACAAGAACTTGAGAAAGACAATCTTTCTAGAGTCCCTCTTGCTACCGTCCAGTCTCCTCTTCGAGATGCCAAGTTTGTATGCTTCATGGAGATTTTCTTTTGATCTTTTCTAGAGATTTACAGGTTAGTTTTTTCATCTGGGTCATTTGATTTAAATGAATCGATGATGAAAGAATATTTTTCTTAGAATTCTATATTCTGGCTATAGAAAAATAATCTGTATTTGAACTCTCTTTGTGTATATTTATTAACAAAGTCATTTTTTTCTCTCTGTTGAACACACTCAGTATATCGAGAACTATGAGTTTATCTTTTGGGCACTCATATTCCATGGGAAGATGTATTTTCGGCAGATATCTCCACTTAAAGGAGCCTCCCGTCAATACAACATCTATGATTTTCTCGCTGGTGATCATTGAATGACACAACCCGATCCCTCTTGTGCAAGATCTATATCTATTAGTTCTttataatcatatatttttaatatttctatcATTTGTTCATGATCCTATTTTATTGATTGGCATGAGAAACTATGTGTATTTGATCTGTTCAATAGATTGTCTCTAAGTCACTGAGTCTGAAACAGTTGCAGGCTTGGCCGTCACTAGAACTCTTCATCATAAAAAAGATGTCCGCAATCAGGCAGTCCAACATCTAATCGTGCAACAACCATCAGATTTAACAATTGAATAATCAGTATCATTTACTACAAGAAACAGTCCTTAGGTGACTCTATCTCTTACCTTCTCTCATTGCTGCCATCATGTTTGCTTCTCTTGAAATGAATTCATCACCTAGACTAAAAGAGTTCTCAACATCAGTGCCTTCTttgactaaaatatatatgtcttTGCTTAATGATCTAGAGCAGGTTTGGACAAACATAAATTTTAGTCGTTCACTTTGTCTTAGGTGATTTGGCAAGGAAGAGTCTAAGACTCACGGTTCAGAGATGGAAAGCTAAGAAACAGAGGAGGCTCACCATTGACACCAGAAGAGATTCATTTACTTCTTTTAGCTTCAGGTTTCTCCTAGATATGTACTCTACTAGAGCTTTTACTCTCGATGTAGCATTAGTATGTTGCTTCTTGACGGACGAAGGTACGTTCTACTTATTACTTAGTTTCAACAGTTGGTTTGACCTTTTCTTTTATGTGAGTAACATGTTATttgagtaatctatttttttttcatagacGTTGATTCAGCATCAATAAGTGTACACCGGATTAGATGGAACAAGCCAACACAAACACTCATTTACCAGGTCAAATTTAAATCCAAAATCCaataatttagatatttatttgatttctcACTTACTAGCTTAGCGTAAATGTTTTCCAATAGATATTGTTGGGCACGTAAAGGTCATTAGGAGTAGTACTTACAATGAAACAACTAAGTGTACAAAATGCATGATCCCCATGAGCATAAAAAAGTATAAGCTAATAATGTacctttattttcttttaaagtaATGCTTACGAGAGGTTTCAAAATCTTTACATGTCTTAAATATTTATGTGCTGTCTTCTCATACACTCAAATCTATGTCCAAGTGTTTTTGATGGAAACCTGTTGCGTAGGGGTGAAGTACTTAAGATCACTCCCGTGAAAAATGGTGACTGTGGAAAATGATGATGTTGAAGGTGGAGAAGGTGAGGCCACAGCTTCAAGTCACACCTCTGTTGATGGAAGAGAGACAAGCGAGGATGAAATTGTGAATGAAGATGGGTGTTCTGGCAAGTAGCCACAGTGTGAGTAACATCCAAAGCACAAGGGGAGATTAAGTTACAGGACATGAGTGCGTTTAAGTTGCATTAGTTTTTAAATTACATTTCCAAACAGTATGAAATCTGAGTACTTCCAAGCTTATagctattttgttttgtttttcttttctttttccttcaAAATGTTAACCACAACAGTCATTTGgactaataaaataataagatccTGATCCTCCATTACTAACAAAGCACAATTAAATTTTGAACATTAAGTAGAATATGGATTAACGCGATCTGCATATGCATGACAATTGACATGCTACATATAAACTACATTACAAGTACCAGAAAGGTACATTTCATCCTCCTTAGCTacgcacaaaaaaaaatctccacATACAGCCGGTAAATAAATACCTTAATCCTCTAACAAAGTTATTCCATCACTCTTATATATTCATACATAACTAGAACAATTGTTCGTAGGTGTTTTGTTCAAATAGTTATATACAAACAAAACGGCTTGCCTATTATTGCTCATATACACATCCTCTAATAATTGTGTCAAACATTACAAATGATCCGAACATACACAAGCCGGTTACATCCCACAAACTCTCACGCAACTCAGTAACTACCCAACCAGAACCACGTAACTACGCATTAAAATATACACAATCACTCTCACATAACCAAGTTTCATAAAGCTATATCGACAAGTTCCTTTATAAACAATAAATGCCAAAACATTTACAAAGTTATATAAACATTCCTCCCTATACCCACTACAAGAAATATGTACATTCTTAGCTCATGATAAACGCTATTGTAGGGGTTTCATAGCGTTTTCTCATCTGCTATGTCATCGGCAGCCATCATAGGTCACCTCTCTACGATAGCGGTTTTCTTTGACGCTACTAATATTCCGATACGATAGCAATAAATGAATGCCGTTTTTAACGTAACAATAACACGTTTTTATTTTGTCACAAATTGTTTACGATTCATAATTCGAGTTATGATATGTCCTTCTACAATAGCTGTTCAGTAttcttatatttaattttgctaGAGCTTTGAAATATGTTATCATTGTCCAATTCATAGGTACTTTTAAACGCTATGATATTTtactataacttttttttttccgctATTGTAGATTTGTTTGTCTAATTCGTAGTTTGATTTAAATGCTATGATTTTCAACTATAACAATTGTATTTTGTTATTACTGCTTTGTTGGTTATGCTATGATATGTTGGTGCCCAGAATTGATTTCAGAAAACACCCCTCATAAACAATAACGAAAGCATTCATAGAGCATTCATAGAAGATGTAGCTAATACATAAGTCATAAGGTTTACACAGCCGATTGAAAACAGAAAACAAAGTCTTACACATAAGATAATTATAAGTTCAGTAGCCTTGTTTAAAGGCTGGACCAGAGTTCTTCATTCCCCAAGTTGCTACAATCAAAACCTCTATTAATCAGTTTAGGAATTGCATCAGAAAGATTGTAAAGAAAAAGCACAACACTTACATGTTCCTCTTAAAATATGACCAATTTATCAAGTGGCCATGCGATAGAAGAACCATGTGCATCCTTCAAGCTCTCCATTTCATCAGACTTCCTCCAAACGTCTGCATCATCTACCAACACTACATCTACCCACACTCTAGCTGCGTTCGGACCTAGTCGTACAAAGTGAACCATCTGATCTGGGTCTGTTGAATGCACACGTCCTTCGGCAACAACTTGTTTCCTCTCACTGATGTCCATCAATTTGCACTTCTGATTCACTTTTATAGCTTGGGATCCATCATTTAGCTGTCATGTTTACAATACAAAACATTGTAGTACTCAGACAGTAAGACAAATAATATTAGAGGAAGACCTAAGGAATAAAATGTTACCGGCATTGAGGAAGACTTCATAGTAGGAGTAGTTGATGTTGTTGCTCttgattttccattttttttaaggCTGCTTCCAGTAGACCCAGGAGAAGGAACTTTAAGACCTGCAGTATTTGGAGTCGGAGACACTTTTCTTCTTGCTTCTACTGGGTTTTCGAATACAACTTTGTGAGCGGGCCATGATATAAAAGTCATTATGCTGTCCTCAAGGTATGCCACTTCCAACGTAGGCCTCCATAAAAATGTTTCAGGTTCATGTACAACATCCAAAAAAACTTTTACTGCCTTTGGTCCGAGAGGAAGTCCATTTTGCCAGCGTCCTTCACCAACAACGACAGTATTATCGGATAAATCCAATAGTTTGCATTTGTTGAGAGAATTTGATCTTGAGCCCTATCAGACAATGACAATGCAATATCAGTTGAAGCCTACTCAGTACATTAACTACTCAGTACAATATCAGTAAAAGCCTACTCAGTACATTAACTAATAAGAGAATGGACCAAAATACTTTACCAGTGGGGCAATATCTTCTGGTTGGAGGCCCTGACCTAGTTCAACACATTTACTCTTAGGGCATGCAATAATATGGCCAACAGCTTCCTGAATCGTGCACATGTTCTTCGCAGGTCTCCAGAGGAAAGCTTCTGGTTCAGTAGCAGAGTCAACCAATACTTTAACATCTGTAGGTCCTAAACGACAGTCATTGACTATATCGTTTGGGTCTGAAGAGAGAATACGACCCTCACCAACGTTGCCATCTTCATCAGCCCAATCTATTATAAGACActtcttttctgttttttttgttcacacTCTTTGCAGCCGAGTTTTCACCAACTTCATATTCTTCTCTCTGTaagttaaaccaaaaaaaattcttattagTTTGTTATCACCTCCTATCTCAATGTATAAACAGAAATATTATATGACCTGGTTTTTCACTGCTGCTAGTTCATCCTTTAACTGACTAACCGTTTCCTGGAGTTCATATTGCTTCTCTTGCATTTCAGAAATAGTCTTGTGCTTAACTTGGAAGCAAGCTAACTTGGTCTTACTCATATTTCTGCCCATTACTCTCATACGACCAGGATTATCAGGTCCTAACAGCTTGACGAGTGTATCCTCATCTTGATTTTTAGCAGACGATGGATTGGCACCACTACCAAGCTCAGCTGCCTTTTGCTGTACATCAGACAACAAACGGTTAATATGAAAAGCATTTGATATAGCAAaccataatttatgtttttcacTTACAATCTTTTTAAACTTATTAACTAAAAACATCATCACTGcacaacacaaacaaacacaaacattGCTTCACTACAGAATAAAACAACTGAGCTCCACCATAATATACAGTATCAGGTAAAAATGAACACACAATGATCAATACACAACAATTAAACTACTTCAAAACAAACATTAAAACATTCGAAATTTCAAGTgttctataaaattaaaataattttaataaaaataatttcattataaACTTACCCGCCCAACCCCTAGTTTAATATATAACAGATAAATGATTATTATTTTAGGAAAGCAAATTCTATCTGATATTctataaatgttatatattaaaatgttaatgtaaatgataaaataagacatgttaaacaattaattaaatgGTTCTATAGTGATTTCTAAacaattgataaaaattagcaccctaaattaatagattagatacaAAAGATGTATATACATCCATTAGAGATGGTAGAATATGTGAAAAACTCCAATTCTTATAAAAAGTGAAATCTATAATTCTTATAAACAAGTGAGTTTTTTCTTGTGTTAACTCCTTAGGGTGAGCATGTGGGTTCACATACCCAATAATAATCTGAaacttatattatgtttttagagaaaaataaaaaatcagaaataatAGTATCTAATGAAAAATAGTAGCCAATAAAAATTAACCaagttatattttgtttatgagaaaaaatgataaaatagtACTAATTGCCCGAAAAAAACTTTGACGTTGGTAACCCTTAAACCCTAAGCCATAAGCCTTACACCTTAAACTCTAAGCGTTAATAACCCTACGGTTTAGGGTTTGGAGTTTTTGCTGACGATGTATAGAGTTTAAAGTTTTACATTTTGGGTTTGGGAACAGCGTTAACAACatcctagttttttttttctagcaattaatgttattttctgattttttacctttttaacaAAAAGTGGATGTGGAAGCCCCTTTAGTCCGGTAGTTTGATTAAGggttcattaatgcttctaTGCCAGAAGATCTAGGTTTCAAAACCCAGAAAACGCAAATTATGCAGATTATGGAGAAAAAAAGGTTACAAGAGGTCTTTAGCATGGTGCAGGGCGTATCATCGAACGTGGATCTCATAAGGTGGCTCGGAGTGATGCAGTCAGATATGCATTCTCATATGATGGTACAATTATCGGCTgtagaatcgtctatgtaatatttctcatcgttgtaataatataatcaatcatacgttaaaaaacaaacaaaaagtggAATATAAATCGTCTTGAAGCCACAAGTTCACCTCCACACAAGAAAAACTCTAAAAGGTGAAATTTTGAATATCAttgaactttttataaataaagaTGTATAATAGAAACCCCCATGAGGGTCACagttaataacttaatattaatcaatagCTTGTATCCTACACAAATACAAACATATGATTTAACAAAATTCCCCAATCATAATATTCTATCTATTTTTCTGGTCAGATCCAAACTGATGGTGAAAACATCTGTCTGGTTTTACTAATACAGAGAGGTGACAAGTAGCTCTTATGTTGTTTGTCTGTTCTTCAGTACCATTGGAGCCACCAACATCCAAACTGCCACAATCATTAGTTCCACATTAGAAACATCAAAAACCGTCTTCATTCCATATGAAAACCggtaaaaaggaattttttaCTTACTGTAAATGCAAACCGCAAGCCATTCGTTTACTATCCTAACCCAAGTACTTGTCCACCCAACGTCAATAGTCCACCTAACAAGAAACGAGCTTTGTttatcaaatttgaagtttatttTTGGAATATGAATAATGTTTGTTCCCAAGAAAACTTACCTTTTCATGGAATGATGAATATTCCAACCAATAAGTAGCATTGCAAAGTACATTGCTCCCGTAGCAAACACAAAATGGAAGAATCCGTATCCGTAAGGAATCGCGTCTTCTTCTTGGTTCTCATCTTTTCTAAACTGTAAGGCCACTCGCTATTAATGATCAATTTTGTGTATATTTGCTGCAAATTGACAGTTATAGATGACAATAAACCTGAAAGCATTGTGAATCTACTCCCGTGGAGAATGTCGCGATTACCATCGCAAGCAGTGCAACCACAAAGCTCTGcacaacaaatatatatatatatatatatatatatatatatatataatatatagatcCTTAGTActtttttgtcaaaaagatCTAAAATTGTGACAAAAGATTCTTGAAAAGGTgctgaaaacaaaagaaaagattcTTTAAAAGTTTTGAGATTGTTTACTATGATGGTAAGCCAGTCCGTTCTGCTAGAAGATTCAGCATTTCTGTTGCAAATTTCTCCTACTGGCTCACTGCAAAAAGAAATTAGTAATGTCACAAGACTCATAACACTTACTTTCTTGATCATGCATGTAAAGAGAGGCTACGCTCTAGCTAATTGCTCCATGGTATTAAAGATAGAACTAATGAAACATGCCTTCTAATGGCGCACCAGCAGATGAAAACGACATAAAGCCCCATAAGCGAGGGAGTCAAGAATCCAGCATTTATCTGTTAAATGCAAAGCAGAAGGAGCAGTTTTCACAAATCTAATCTACATATATGACAGAATAATACTATTGAGGTAACCTCATTGACTCACTTTGGGATGTAGAGAGATACTTGCCATGAGTTGGATTAGGAACAAAGTCCATGTGATAAAAAATATGTTGAGAAGGCATGATGGATCAGGCACATACCATATGTACATCAAAATCACACCTAATATGCATAAGGTATACGCAATAGTTGCTAGTAGCATCACATGGACATGGCTGCAACATAAAAGTTAAATTAGAAAATTAACTGTCATTTTGATATGTGTCCCAAACTATATAAAGAACAATCTCATGTTGTCTCACCATCTCTCTGCGTCTTTTTGGGATAGGAAAAATTCATTGAGCCATGTAATGAAACTGATGATACTAATAAGCTGTATCAAGAGAAAGACCCTACAACaacaagaaagagaagaagtttTAGGATATCTGGTAAGGTTTTTAGTTAAAAACATCACACAGATTCTGAGATAAGATTAGAAACTGTACCCTGCACCAAAATGTGCAATCTCCCCTGAGAAGAAAAACAGAACAAAGACAAAAGCCATGTTACACGTCAATAGTAACTGAAATTAGAAAGCGGAAAACgattaaactaagataattgAGGACGATTAGCCTTATACCGTAAAGGTCAATGATAGAAGAAGGCAGCAAGAAAGGGAATATGATTAATCCAGGCCACATTAGAAGCTTAGCAAACCACCATCCTGAATGCCATTTATCTCTTGATGAATGCGTCTTTGACGTAGCGACGGTTGAGAGAAacataatgaaataaaatagCTTGGGAAACAGTTAAggcaaaaaaaatgtttcgGAAGAAATCTTAAACATGTAGCATGAAAAATGTGTATACGCCTGGTCGAATAAGGATACAAAACATCCCAAGCTAACCCGTAAAACTCCTTCAGTCCCTAAACAGTTTAGCCCATCTTTACAATTCTTAAATTCTGCAATATTGAGTAAACACAATCATTATTAATCTGAAAAACAttattatgaaaattttgtgatgCTAAGAATTAAGAAACCATACTTTTCATCTCTGTCAAGGCACCTCGGCCATAATCACGGACAACCCAAGCTAGCAGATTCACCAAGAGGAACATTAGACCATACAAATATCTAGCCATCCATGGATTGTAGCCATTACGAAATTGGATAAACCATGAGCCATTCTTGATTACTTCATAGCCATTGTTGTCACTGCTTGCACCGGTCTCCATTGGTATTTAAACTTAGCAGATTCTCTTCTTCACGACATtggaatatcaaaaatatttggaaaataaGCTGTTTAATACCATCAATCGCCAATCTCACtcacggtcttcgggagattatcagtaaattatatattttgaactaAAAACATCCACGTataaaaaaacctaaaaacatGAAAGTTATCACACATGCTAGAttcaataagaaaaaaatatatatcaagatTCAAACATATATACTATTGAATTCCCAAAATTCAAGATTTAGCAGTAACTAATATGAAACATTTTAAGTGTAAGGAATCACAAACCAGAGTAAAACAGATAAAAGCTCTTAATTAAATCCAAAGAATTTCCTCTTCTCTTTCTCGAGCTAGCTAGTCTGATAAAACTTCCGAAGCACCCTCAACCTTTAATGAGTAACAAACGAGTAATATAGAAAtcttaaataactaaaatagaTCGTACTAATGAAAATGGAATATTAACTAATGATTATCAAAATGTTAAGCAAAATAAAAGTATCAAAATCTCTGAAAAAGGAAGAATCCTTTTAACTAAAAACCCAATAACTAAGAAGCGGCCAGGAAACTTTCAGTTGAGAGGGAAACGAAAGCTTAAAGTGAAGATAAAAAGGGAAACATGTTATGGAAAAATCCTTGATTTTGGGGGATCATTGTATACAATTTGCACTCCAAATGAAACGTGTACGTGCATTACTGGGCTAAAGAATCTTTTGCAAGTGAGCAAATTGTAAATGCTATCAGCGACATCACCTACGCTTTTTgcctttatttttgttttcttttttaccaGAAATTCAGAAATCGTTTCCCTTTATTTAATTTTAGCTTGAAGAAAAAGCAAActtgatttttcttttatagCTTCACAGGTCCACTTCACGCCAACAATTTAATTGCATTTTTTAggatatatattataacaaaaaaaaaacatgttctaAAACTCGGCCACCTAGCCGAATAGGCGTCCGACAGAGGGTAACCGCCGTGATTTTGGTACAATCAGTTAAGCTAGTCAGAAACTCGAATAATCACTTAATGATCCGATTAATCGCATTTTAAGCGgatcaaaaccaaaaatattggacttatttaaaaatgtttggGCCATAAAAACAAGCCcaataattttaaatgaaatgAGACTTCGTCTATGTATTTATAGGAGATTctaagagcatgtttattgtAGGTCTCTTAGGTTGggtctcttatttaagagaagTTTCTTggcttttttagttaaaagctaagagactgtatcttatattacgctaaaaaatcaaatataagaCATAAAAAGATTGTAACGCCCAAGAATCGAACCCTGTACCAGTAAGCAACAAAGGTGTCACAAACCACCGGACTATGTCGTCCAAATGTCTTAATTTTACATGTATTACTATATATTtgcatatttataattaaaaaatataaaaactaggCTCCAAGTATATATCCCGCTTAATCCCTAATTTTTCGGTAAGTCGCTAGACCCGGAATTACCGTCAGACTAGCACATATAGTGTAGTTCCGAACATGGCAAAAAAGTAAGGGACCAACCGTAAGTCGATATGATTTTATGATATATCATcaatacaaataataatactCCTTTTACCATTGTTTTGAAAACTGGACCGAATACCGACGTGGTATAGCTGCCGATTGACTGGTTAGACCGGTTCAACCGGTCGAACCGGGTTTTATGTTTTTcagaattaaatatatataattatatatttacaccATAAAGACCTAAAACAAAGTAGCTcttttattaattacaaaaataaacaataaacatAAATCTAGCTATATATACGATAAAGTGAACAGTATGTAAACTGAAATTGATAAAACCAAATGCGTGACCGTTCAGATTAccgtatttatttattcttactattaaaatttcaatttttaaaaatatggcaaaataagaatagtatatgagatctaaaaatatttttctacattgaaataaaattaaaaaactaattaaatagtGATAGTAAAACtttgattttgaaatattaattaaattttaataacaactgaaaatatattaattatatgttaaTCTTTTAGAACCAGATTTTGAAGTTGACCCAGGTCACCAGGTTTACCGGTTTTTTGCCGGTTCTTTTCAAATCCGAATTTCAAACCAAACTGGATTCGGCTTTTTCAACGAATCACAGTCAGACTGGTTCAACCGGCCGGTCCGGTTTTCAAAACCATGCCTTTTACTAAAGCTACATatcttaatttgttttttccAATTTACCCAAATTAATCAAatgtaattttgaaaaaaaaaaacagtgaggatgttattattaatattaaaacatattccttactatatatatatatatatattatttttatattcctTACTATatgtaagaaaataaaacaaagattcATCTTTGAAATTGATAGGAGGTATCAATTTTCTATTGCATATGGTGATGAAGTAGACTTAAGATAAATTCCAAAGTTATTAGTTTTGTTGTAAATTAAACCACATCTAAAC
It encodes:
- the LOC103833355 gene encoding probable serine incorporator, translated to METGASSDNNGYEVIKNGSWFIQFRNGYNPWMARYLYGLMFLLVNLLAWVVRDYGRGALTEMKKFKNCKDGLNCLGTEGVLRVSLGCFLFYFIMFLSTVATSKTHSSRDKWHSGWWFAKLLMWPGLIIFPFLLPSSIIDLYGEIAHFGAGVFLLIQLISIISFITWLNEFFLSQKDAERCHVHVMLLATIAYTLCILGVILMYIWYVPDPSCLLNIFFITWTLFLIQLMASISLHPKINAGFLTPSLMGLYVVFICWCAIRSEPVGEICNRNAESSSRTDWLTIISFVVALLAMVIATFSTGVDSQCFQFRKDENQEEDAIPYGYGFFHFVFATGAMYFAMLLIGWNIHHSMKRWTIDVGWTSTWVRIVNEWLAVCIYIWMLVAPMVLKNRQTT